Genomic DNA from Planctomycetia bacterium:
AGAACAAGTCGCCGGCGCGGGCCGCGATCGTCATCTATCTGCAGGGTGGCCTGTCGCACTACGAAAGCTTCGATCCGAAGCCCCTCGCGCCGAGCGCTTACCGCGGCGAATTCGATTCGATCGCCACGAAAGTTCCCGGCACGCACTTCTCCGAACATCTCCCGATGCTCGCCGCACGGGCCGACAAGTTCAACGTGCTGCGCAGCGTCTATGTCGATTCGCCGAGCCATCCGGTCGCGATCCACATGACCCTCACCGGTTGGGACATGCCCGGCGCCGATGTGGCCGGCAAAAACAAGAACACGACGAACCCTTCGATCGGTAGCTGGGTTGCCCGACTCAGAACCGAAAACAGCCGCGACTTGCCCCCCTACGTGGCGATCCCGCACGATGCTCAGTTGGGCATTCGCGTGCGCTACGCCACGGCCGGCCTCCTGGGCTCGACCTACGAACCGCTCTTCGCCGGCTTGCCTCCCGACACGTCGACGGGCATCTACGAGCCGCCGCGCGATCTACGCTTAAGCACCGGCATCGATTCGGCACGTCTCGAACAGCGGCTGTCGCTGCTCAACGCGATCGACCAACGAGCCCGCTGGTCGCAGCCGATCGCCTCGCTCGATCGCTACCATCGTCGCGCGTACGACATGCTCGCCGGCGACGCCGCGGGCGCGGCTTTCGACTTGAGCAGGGAAAGCGCCGCCGACCGTGAGCGCTACGGCAACCATCTGTGGGGCCAGCAAACGATTCTCGCCCGCCGCCTTGCCGAGTCGGGCGTGCCGTTCACGCTCGTCAACCTTACGCTCAACCAAGCGCACGGCCAGGATTGGGATACGCATGTCGACAACTTCGGCATGATGAAGAATACGTTGCTGCCGCCGATGGAACGGGCCGTGAGCGCGCTGCTCGACGATCTCGAAGCCCGCGGGCTGCTCGATACGACGCTCGTCGCCATGTTCGGCGAGTTCGGTCGCACGCCGCAAATCAATGCCCAAGGAGGCCGCGACCATTGGGCCAAGGTTTGCTCGGTGATGCTCGCCGGCGGCGGCTTGAAAAAGGGAGTCGTGGTCGGGGCAAGTACTCGCGCCGGCGACGTTCCGCTCGATCGGCCGATCCACTTCAACGACGTGCTCGCGACGATCTACCATCAGCTCGGGGTCTCGACCAGCGAAGTTCTTCACGACTCGCTCGGCCGCCCTTTCCCGGTCCTCGCCCACGGCGAACCGATCCGCGAATTGCTCGCTTAGCGCAGCGTTTCTCTCGGCGAGAGCTGCCCGGCGTTTATCTCGCGCCGAATGCGGCCAGGGCTGCCGAGGCGACCGGCACTCGCTATATTCATGGCTCCGTGCGGGTAGGCATCCCGCCGGCGTTCGCGTCCGTCTGTCGAAACCCTCGCGGAGTCCATGCGTGTCGATTCTCGGTGCCCACATGTCGATTGCCGGCGGATACTACAAATCCGTAGAAGCTGCCGCGCATTGCGCGATGGATTGCGTGCAGCTGTTCACGAAGAACAACAACCAATGGCGGGCCAAAGAGATCAGCGAGGCCGAGGCGAAGGCGTTTCGGGATGCGCTCGCGAACTTGAAGATCACGCACCCGATCTCGCACGATTCGTACCTCATCAACCTCGCCGCT
This window encodes:
- a CDS encoding DUF1501 domain-containing protein yields the protein MGFNTEAAFHRRQWLRGGGAAAASLLVPKVLQARDSSTKPAGKNKSPARAAIVIYLQGGLSHYESFDPKPLAPSAYRGEFDSIATKVPGTHFSEHLPMLAARADKFNVLRSVYVDSPSHPVAIHMTLTGWDMPGADVAGKNKNTTNPSIGSWVARLRTENSRDLPPYVAIPHDAQLGIRVRYATAGLLGSTYEPLFAGLPPDTSTGIYEPPRDLRLSTGIDSARLEQRLSLLNAIDQRARWSQPIASLDRYHRRAYDMLAGDAAGAAFDLSRESAADRERYGNHLWGQQTILARRLAESGVPFTLVNLTLNQAHGQDWDTHVDNFGMMKNTLLPPMERAVSALLDDLEARGLLDTTLVAMFGEFGRTPQINAQGGRDHWAKVCSVMLAGGGLKKGVVVGASTRAGDVPLDRPIHFNDVLATIYHQLGVSTSEVLHDSLGRPFPVLAHGEPIRELLA